The DNA sequence AGCTTGACTGTTGAATTTATAATTTGTAGGTATTGTTTTGTCGCCGACTGAGGTTGGATATGTGATGAGTATGGGCCTTAATGATTCTGGTGAATTTCTCCTTGATCCTTCTATAAAAACAAGGTTGGTAGTCTTTTATCTTTTGCTGAGAAAAATCACTGCTGTCAAATTGAAAGAATTAGGCATATAAAGGGTTGAGGTTATAATATGAGAAAATGGCATTTACTGAATTTcagtaatttatatttttttattgaaatagaaattaaaataaaacgaGAAACTTAGCCGGATTGAAATTCCGAAGTAgtgaagaatgaaaagaaagaaacaaaaggtaTGTTCCTGAATACATTATTAATACAGTCGATGCATGCATTTACACTGATACACTGCTTGCTACTCATGAGAGAACAATGCAATATTGGAAGTAGTGTTGTCGAGAAACAACAATCGCTCAAACACATAACGGCTATTCTCCCGTAGTCCAAACATGGCATCGGTTATGCTCACCACACCTGGGTTTTGGCTGTTGAGTACCGACAAGATAGTGGCTGGTTCGAAACCGGCATTCAAGCTATAATGGAGCAACCCCTGAATACATAAACGTCCCCTTTCCGAAGCGTCTTCTGAAACACCCGCTTTTCAGTGTCTACAATCCAACAGTCACAACTCCATTGCTAACATACAACATCTCTGAGGCCCTCGGGTGAGAATGAGGCTGTACCATGCCGTCAACGTCTATGTCAGTTCTGCCAATAGACAGACCCAAGGTGTTCAACCCTGGGAACTTTGCCGCCGTGATGATGCTCATGGACGAACGAAGGAAGTTATCTGTGTCTCCTTCACGGTTCATCTCTGAGGTCTTGAAATCAGAAGGTACGATAGCAGCTGGGTTTTTGCAGGGGAAACCATTGATGAAGATAGCCTCGGCCTCATTCTGCCCCGTTGGACATGTGTCCTGGACATTGTCCGCAAAGGAAGTAATAAGGATGgtattgaaaatgaaaaaaagggagaataaCAGAATGGTAATAGACCACGACGATATCAGATTTGTTTTTTTCACCATCTCTGTTTCTCGATCTCCAACTGAAATTTTAAAAGCTGCGCTGCATACCTGATCAATACTCATTCCTTTTCTTTGCTTAAATAAGTGATCGAGGATGGCAAGCAACGCAAGTAAAGCATTTAGACTTGGAGTTCACTGCCGGATTCGATATGTAGAAATACATGGATTGTGTTCCAAGAAGAAGCAGAGGTCCGTTGCTTGGATTTACGGGCTTAATTTGGGCCATATAATCAATTAGCTAGCCGTGTCTCCTGTAAGCCAATTCCTGCCACACCCATTCGTAATTGGGAAAATGTCCCAATCGAGCTGCAGGAGGACGATAGATGCATAGGCAGGGAACCAATAACTGTAGGAAGAAAGACAAATCTAAGACCAAACAAATGCAGGATCGGCCAGGGAAAGACTAGTACGATAATTATAATATCCAATCttatggttttgggattttaaaattGGAGGTCGGGGTTCTCAAATTTGAAAATCTGGGTTAGGATTTTAACAAAGCTGGGATAAATGAGGGGTTCAAGGCTGCCCAACTGGAAGTATCAGGGAGAGTTAAATAAgttttgaatatattttttggtatcTTTTGGCTTCTGTTGGACTCTGTTTTCTCCAGCTCTTCTGAAACATCAGCAAGATTTGATGTTGAAATTATGTTGCATTTTGACTTGCACTCTGCAATTGAGTTTGAGCTTGAACTTTCTGCTTATTAATAagcaaaatagaaattaaagttTTCTACTATTCAGCCCTCCACTTTGCAAATCTACCACACTTCTCATATTTTTGGATGCTACTACCACATTTTTCGAATGGCTCTCATTTTATGCCCCTCGCTGTCTTCCAAGTGAAATTGTCGACCTGGGTATCTGTACACATTTCCATTTAAGGATTTTCAAATTCAGGTAGACATAGCTGAAACTATTCCATCCCAAAAACTGTAGGGATGTAGCATTTACCATGTTCAGTGAACATTGCAGAATAAAATTATTTGGAAACTGTTAATGTAGAAATCTGACTGTCGGCTTTGGGAGAGAAACCTACAAAAAATAGAGTCGGAGGGTGCTCCAATGCGTAAGTCAATTTCAGACAACAATTAATTTGTTGGagcaatggagagagagagagaaaagagattgacctcttttcccttttatagggTAGATGtcatgaaaccctaatccctataagGGGTGAAATACCTTATTTGCCCTTATAGATAGACACATTAAGTTATGAGGAGTCACTTGGTCTGTGGTTAATGCCACACGTCTTACAGCTATTGGTGAGGTTATTTCATGATATATCAGTAaccaaaactaataaaaaaaaaaaaaaaaaaccaaaataaggcACAATAAAACCTTGGGTGGGGGAAGTGAATTTAGCAGTGGTAGTGGTTACCTGTTACAGCTCGGTCAAGGACAAAGATTAAGAACAAGAGCTTGAAGATCAAACTGAAAATATTATTGAGAAACagtaaaaattacaaaaaattctGACTTGAGTGTCAGTATACTCCATGAGaacaagagggagagggagagagagagagagagagagagagagagtacagaGGTAACATTTTCTGCCCCTTTCCCTTGAGGGTCCTCCTATATAAACTCCCATAAACCCTCTTTGCACAACAGACTCCTAGCAAAACAGAACCGTAACAACCTCCAAGTTGTATCTTTCGTATCCTAGTTAGTTATAAAATCGGTTAAATTTGTTGGTCTCTTCTTGGTCCTTTCACTCCTAGGTACCACGTCAGCTGTAAGAGTCCTCCTTGGCTCCTCTGTTTCTATTGAGTTCAGAGATAACATTTTCTGCCCCTTTCCCTTGAAAGGGAACCTTGTACTCAAGGATCAGGTGGGGATAATCCCTAAGGATAGCCTGGACATCCTCCCAAGTAGTAGCCTCAGGTTCCAATCTTACCCATTGAATCAAGACTTGAGGAATTGTAGTCCCTTGGTGAAGAATGGTTCTATAAGACAACACTACCAACGGTTGAATAACAGGGAAAGATCCAAAAGACTGGACGGTTAATTGTGTGTGTGCTGGTATTTCTGGGCTTGGTGTTTCTTCAATAAGGAAACATGAAAAACATGATGTATTCTAAACTCTTGAGGCAGCTGCAATTTGTAGGCTACTATTCCCACTTTGGCAATCACTGAAAATGTCCCAAAATATCGTTTGGAGAGTTTATTAGAGGCTCGATGAGCTATGGAACCTTGCCTAAAGATCCAAAAGACTGGACGGTTAATCACTAACATCAAACTGTAGTTCCTTCCTATGTTTGTTGGCCTGAAATTCCATTCTCCTTTGAGCCTTTAACAGATTGGCTTTGAGAGTGTCTAGAATCTGATCCCGCTGTAATAACTCATTGTCCACTGCTTCATTGCTGGAAGAGTTGGCCACATACCACTGTAAAGTT is a window from the Macadamia integrifolia cultivar HAES 741 chromosome 5, SCU_Mint_v3, whole genome shotgun sequence genome containing:
- the LOC122080239 gene encoding LOW QUALITY PROTEIN: germin-like protein subfamily 3 member 4 (The sequence of the model RefSeq protein was modified relative to this genomic sequence to represent the inferred CDS: inserted 2 bases in 2 codons), which produces MSIDQVCSAAFKISVGDRETEMVKKTNLISSWSITILLFSLFFIFNTILITSFADNVQDTCPTGQNEAEAIFINGFPCKNPAAIVPSDFKTSEMNREGDTDNFLRSSMSIITAAKFPGLNTLGLSIGRTDIDVDGMVQPHSHPRASEMLYVSNGVVTVGXVDTEKRVFQKTLRKGDVYVXQGLLHYSLNAGFEPATILSVLNSQNPGVVSITDAMFGLRENSRYVFERLLFLDNTTSNIALFSHE